The following are encoded together in the Vigna unguiculata cultivar IT97K-499-35 chromosome 2, ASM411807v1, whole genome shotgun sequence genome:
- the LOC114168335 gene encoding U2 small nuclear ribonucleoprotein A', whose amino-acid sequence MVRLTADLIWKSPHFFNPVKERELDLRGNKIAVIENLGATEDQFDTIDLSDNEIVKLENVPYLNRLGTLIINNNRITRINPSIGEFLPKLHTLVLTNNRIVNLVEIDPLASIPKLQYLSLLDNNITKKPNYRLYVINKLKSLRVLDFKKVKNKERLEAKSLFASEEVMEEIKRTPAKPISPAETPNVSEAAEEQQTPKVVAPTPEQITAIKAAIVNSQTLEEVARLEKALKSGQLPADIKGLNDNIVLDNVDEKPEDMIHNDGGQADGESNGTQEQTNTDSTSMEQD is encoded by the exons ATGGTGAGGCTCACTGCTGATTTGATATGGAAAAGCCCTCATTTTTTCAATCCAGTTAAAGAGCGTGAGTTAGATCTTCGAG GCAACAAGATAGCCGTGATTGAAAACCTCGGTGCTACTGAG GACCAATTTGACACCATAGATTTATCTGACAATGAGATTGTCAAACTGGAGAACGTACCTTATCTTAACCGGTTGGGTACACTGATCATTAATAACAATAGGATTACTAGAATTAATCCCAGCATTGGAG AGTTCCTGCCAAAATTACACACACTAGTTCTCACTAACAACAGAATTGTAAACTTGGTAGAAATTGACCCTTTAGCATCCATTCCAAAGCTGCAGTACCTTAGTCTGCTGGACAACAATATCACGAAGAAACCAAATTATAGGCTTTATGTTATTAACAAACTGAAATCCCTCCGGGTTTTAGATTTcaagaaagtgaaaaataag GAACGGTTGGAAGCCAAAAGCTTGTTTGCTTCGGAAGAAGTGATGGAAGAAATTAAAAGGACGCCAGCCAAACCAATTTCACCTGCTGAAACTCCAAATGTTTCAGAGGCAGCTGAGGAACAACAAACACCCAAAGTGGTTGCTCCCACACCTGAACAAATTACTGCTATCAAG GCTGCCATTGTGAATTCTCAGACTCTTGAGGAGGTTGCTAGACTTGAAAAG GCATTGAAGTCTGGCCAGCTTCCTGCAGATATAAAAGGCTTGAATGATAATATAGTGTTGGATAATGTTGATGAAAAACCTGAAGATATGATTCATAATGACGGAGGTCAAGCTGATGGTGAATCCAATGGTACACAAGAGCAGACAAATACCGATTCTACTTCAATGGAACAG GATTAG